The Ciona intestinalis unplaced genomic scaffold, KH HT000141.2, whole genome shotgun sequence genome includes a window with the following:
- the LOC100185060 gene encoding transient receptor potential cation channel subfamily A member 1 isoform X3: MTTKQTKRPSSVSDHNNGDLLVHDNEAYEGSDNFPSLGANGGFPQGITQAHLAGKKWSHLARNKRFLARSASVRAGTPAASPHNGLDMENIAFWPNATDQEHLNHNLISYFTQLARSNNDNDEVDFDYIEDLLEKGASINCKDKHGQGILHEAARAWHTDIALFLLEKGANIDETDVFGRTPLHVASATDYAEMVELLVDKGANIEQRTFDEKQTPLHYAARNDADESLRSLIKLGADIEAKDYKLRTPLFVAAELDRSETARYLIDINADATVVDDSGQLCMTHMVTKMGPVAKQALDQFHRKDRANRKQYFYLNLLETGRKNRKISKKNQTDTPRQTTLAKTPLEVIVSFRQLELIQHPVIMRMIDIKWNKFGRRGAFQALFLNLLYILVWTILGVAVPWYNRYHYNLPDDWWLILFWVIGVLFTAYYIAYEVREIILSRRRFKKWKDWREKQIKRDMKFCHPKWPEEHKYLESETKYLDDLLPSYFSDFWNYFDWIVYFFQLIVLLLHIIDVSLTSTSRVDPCCSVTNFTVCIPTPCYMEARVNNLSLSAWFNRFFVVTILLLWLRLMKDTRAFRLFGPFIVMLGKIGWDLLRFLYLYLEFYIPYACGFWMVFGNLQTISSMSTVDQMLFSLFRITLVDEYQFNEMQTFDIVMAYIMVGTFLGVSAILCINLFIALLSDTFQRVYDNANANAVMQQAALLLTIEENLSNRARKKFIKYIDDKCSPEEQFYDDDLTVAQDDDLKKVTIKIKEQMDELLEHIHDNEKERNFEPLSARQPDNDDNGKEKSTKRRNVLEDFSSARSGKAAISGPKKNMKDVLGMVMASDEGGGSSGRKLGEMSSKLQQLQMTQRDQQQSMRSLVDDVREIKQLLQSIAPGNLNEFGSQTSGRVGSDGGGGIKQKSSLLHQVVSAVSGQGANMQSLSHTVESELISLPGSVPATSSDSHSGVRTTKVQIDPSQNKPTLGPGGKDETNV, encoded by the exons ATGACGACCAAACAAACCAAACGTCCTAGTTCAGTTTCGG ATCACAACAATGGCGACCTCCTTGTTCACGATAATGAGGCGTATGAGGGGAGCGACAATTTTCCTTCTCTTGGT GCAAATGGTGGTTTTCCCCAGGGAATTACCCAAGCTCACTTAGCTGGGAAGAAGTGGTCTCATCTGGCGCGAAACAAAAGGTTTTtag CCCGTTCTGCATCAGTAAGAGCTGGCACACCAGCAGCAAGCCCACACAATGGACTGGATATGGAGAACATTGCTTTTTGGCCAAATG CCACGGACCAAGAACATTTGAACCACAATCTCATTTCATACTTTACGCAACTTGCAAGAAGCAACAATGACAATGATGAG GTGGATTTTGATTATATTGAAGATCTTCTTGAAAAAGGGGCTTCTATTAATTGTAAAGACAAACATGGGCAAGGAATCTTACATGAG GCAGCAAGAGCTTGGCACACGGACATTGCATTGTTCTTGTTGGAGAAAGGAGCAAACATTGATGAAACTGATGT GTTCGGCCGAACCCCACTCCATGTTGCATCTGCCACAGATTACGCTGAGATGGTTGAACTACTTGTGGATAAAGGGG cAAACATAGAGCAACGAACGTTCGATGAAAAGCAAACCCCGTTACATTACGCTGCAAGGAACGATGCTGACGAATCTCTTCGTTCTCTCATTAAACTTGGTGCCGATATCGAAGCCAAGGATTATAAACTTAGAACTCCACTGTTTGTGGCTGCGGAACTAG ATCGAAGCGAGACTGCAAGATATTTAATTGACATAAACGCTGATGCAACTGTGGTAGACGACTCTGGTCAACTCTGTATGACGCACATGGTTACTAAGATGGGACCCGTG GCAAAACAAGCACTCGATCAATTCCACAGGAAAGACAGAGCGAACaggaaacaatatttttatcttaatttaCTCGAAACTGGAAGGAAAAATCGTAAAATTTCGAAAAAGAATCAAACAG ATACACCTCGACAAACAACATTGGCCAAGACACCA ttagAGGTGATTGTTAGCTTCCGACAATTAGAGCTGATTCAACACCCTGTTATAATGAGGATGATTGATATCAAATGGAATAAATTTGGAAG ACGAGGGGCTTTCCAAGCTTTGTTCCTTAACCTTCTATACATACTTGTGTGGACAATACTTGGTGTGGCCGTGCCGTGGTACAACAGATACCATTACAACTTGCCTGAT GATTGGTGGTTGATATTATTCTGGGTGATTGGTGTTTTATTCACTGCGTATTACATTGCGTACGAAGTGAGAGAAATCATTTTATCGAGAAGAAGGTTCAAGAAGTGGAAGGATTGGagagaaaaacaaattaaacgcGACATGAAGTTTTGTCATCCCAAGTGGCCGGAG GAACACAAATATCTTGAAagtgaaacaaaatatctCGATGATCTTCTGCCTTCGTATTTTTCCGATTTCTGGAATTATTTTGATTGGATCGTTTATTTCTTCCAACTTATTGTTCTG CTTCTCCACATAATCGATGTTTCGTTGACCTCGACCTCCCGTGTTGATCCATGTTGTTCCGTCACCAACTTCACCGTATGCATTCCAACCCCATGTTACATGGAGGCCAGGGTTAACAACTTAAGTCTCAGCGCTTGGTTCAACAGATTCTTCGTTGTCACCATACTGTTGTTATGGTTACGACTTATGAAGGACACAAGAGCTTTCAG GTTGTTTGGTCCATTCATTGTAATGCTTGGAAAGATAGGTTGGGATTTATTGAGGTTTTTGTATTTGTACCTGGAGTTCTACATTCCATATGCTTGTGGCTTCTGGATGGTGTTTG GCAACCTACAAACAATATCATCGATGTCAACGGTCGATCAGATGCTTTTTTCTTTGTTCCGAATCACTTTGGTTGATGAATATCAATTCAATGAGATGCAAACATTTGATATCGTGATGGCTTACATCATGGTTGGGACATTCCTTGGGGTGTCGGCAATCTTATGCATCAATCTATTCATTGCTTTGCTGTCCGATACTTTCCAAAG AGTTTACGACAATGCGAATGCTAACGCTGTGATGCAACAAGCGGCATTGTTACTTACAATTGAAGAGAATCTTTCTAACAGAGCAAggaaaaagtttataaa ATACATCGATGACAAATGTAGTCCCGAGGAACAGTTTTACGACGATGATCTCACTGTAGCACAAGATGATGATCTTAAAAAAGTGACGATCAAGATCAAAGAACAAATGGATGAATTGTTGGAACATATTCATGATAACGAGAAGGAAAGAAAT TTTGAACCCCTATCGGCACGTCAACCAGATAATGATGACAATGGAAAGGAGAAAAGCACAAAACGAAGAAATGTTTTG GAAGATTTTTCATCAGCAAGGAGTGGTAAAGCAGCAATTTCCGGTCCCAAGAAAAACATGAAAGATGTTTTAGGAATGGTCATGGCTTCGG ATGAAGGAGGGGGTTCTTCGGGCAGAAAACTCGGTGAAATGTCATCAAAGCTGCAACAATTGCAG ATGACGCAACGAGACCAACAACAATCGATGAGGTCATTAGTTGATGATGTCagagaaataaaacaattattgcAATCCATCGCCCCTGGCAACTTGAATGAGTTCGGATCACAAACATCAGGTCGTGTAGG CAGCGATGGTGGTGgtggaataaaacaaaagtcaaGTCTTCTTCACCAAGTTGTGTCAGCTGTCAGTGGTCAAGGTGCTAACAT gCAATCTCTTAGTCACACTGTGGAGTCCGAGCTCATTTCACTTCCTGGTTCAGTTCCCGCTACTTCCAGTGATTCCCACAGTGGAGTAAGAACGACCAAAGTACAAATCGATCCTTCACAAAATAAACCAACCCTCGGACCTGGGGGGAAAGACGAGACAAATGTTTAA
- the LOC100185060 gene encoding transient receptor potential cation channel subfamily A member 1 isoform X6 — protein MTTKQTKRPSSVSDHNNGDLLVHDNEAYEGSDNFPSLGGITQAHLAGKKWSHLARNKRFLARSASVRAGTPAASPHNGLDMENIAFWPNATDQEHLNHNLISYFTQLARSNNDNDEVDFDYIEDLLEKGASINCKDKHGQGILHEAARAWHTDIALFLLEKGANIDETDVFGRTPLHVASATDYAEMVELLVDKGANIEQRTFDEKQTPLHYAARNDADESLRSLIKLGADIEAKDYKLRTPLFVAAELDRSETARYLIDINADATVVDDSGQLCMTHMVTKMGPVAKQALDQFHRKDRANRKQYFYLNLLETGRKNRKISKKNQTDTPRQTTLAKTPLEVIVSFRQLELIQHPVIMRMIDIKWNKFGRRGAFQALFLNLLYILVWTILGVAVPWYNRYHYNLPDDWWLILFWVIGVLFTAYYIAYEVREIILSRRRFKKWKDWREKQIKRDMKFCHPKWPEEHKYLESETKYLDDLLPSYFSDFWNYFDWIVYFFQLIVLLLHIIDVSLTSTSRVDPCCSVTNFTVCIPTPCYMEARVNNLSLSAWFNRFFVVTILLLWLRLMKDTRAFRLFGPFIVMLGKIGWDLLRFLYLYLEFYIPYACGFWMVFGNLQTISSMSTVDQMLFSLFRITLVDEYQFNEMQTFDIVMAYIMVGTFLGVSAILCINLFIALLSDTFQRVYDNANANAVMQQAALLLTIEENLSNRARKKFIKYIDDKCSPEEQFYDDDLTVAQDDDLKKVTIKIKEQMDELLEHIHDNEKERNFEPLSARQPDNDDNGKEKSTKRRNVLEDFSSARSGKAAISGPKKNMKDVLGMVMASDEGGGSSGRKLGEMSSKLQQLQMTQRDQQQSMRSLVDDVREIKQLLQSIAPGNLNEFGSQTSGRVGSDGGGGIKQKSSLLHQVVSAVSGQGANMQSLSHTVESELISLPGSVPATSSDSHSGVRTTKVQIDPSQNKPTLGPGGKDETNV, from the exons ATGACGACCAAACAAACCAAACGTCCTAGTTCAGTTTCGG ATCACAACAATGGCGACCTCCTTGTTCACGATAATGAGGCGTATGAGGGGAGCGACAATTTTCCTTCTCTTGGT GGAATTACCCAAGCTCACTTAGCTGGGAAGAAGTGGTCTCATCTGGCGCGAAACAAAAGGTTTTtag CCCGTTCTGCATCAGTAAGAGCTGGCACACCAGCAGCAAGCCCACACAATGGACTGGATATGGAGAACATTGCTTTTTGGCCAAATG CCACGGACCAAGAACATTTGAACCACAATCTCATTTCATACTTTACGCAACTTGCAAGAAGCAACAATGACAATGATGAG GTGGATTTTGATTATATTGAAGATCTTCTTGAAAAAGGGGCTTCTATTAATTGTAAAGACAAACATGGGCAAGGAATCTTACATGAG GCAGCAAGAGCTTGGCACACGGACATTGCATTGTTCTTGTTGGAGAAAGGAGCAAACATTGATGAAACTGATGT GTTCGGCCGAACCCCACTCCATGTTGCATCTGCCACAGATTACGCTGAGATGGTTGAACTACTTGTGGATAAAGGGG cAAACATAGAGCAACGAACGTTCGATGAAAAGCAAACCCCGTTACATTACGCTGCAAGGAACGATGCTGACGAATCTCTTCGTTCTCTCATTAAACTTGGTGCCGATATCGAAGCCAAGGATTATAAACTTAGAACTCCACTGTTTGTGGCTGCGGAACTAG ATCGAAGCGAGACTGCAAGATATTTAATTGACATAAACGCTGATGCAACTGTGGTAGACGACTCTGGTCAACTCTGTATGACGCACATGGTTACTAAGATGGGACCCGTG GCAAAACAAGCACTCGATCAATTCCACAGGAAAGACAGAGCGAACaggaaacaatatttttatcttaatttaCTCGAAACTGGAAGGAAAAATCGTAAAATTTCGAAAAAGAATCAAACAG ATACACCTCGACAAACAACATTGGCCAAGACACCA ttagAGGTGATTGTTAGCTTCCGACAATTAGAGCTGATTCAACACCCTGTTATAATGAGGATGATTGATATCAAATGGAATAAATTTGGAAG ACGAGGGGCTTTCCAAGCTTTGTTCCTTAACCTTCTATACATACTTGTGTGGACAATACTTGGTGTGGCCGTGCCGTGGTACAACAGATACCATTACAACTTGCCTGAT GATTGGTGGTTGATATTATTCTGGGTGATTGGTGTTTTATTCACTGCGTATTACATTGCGTACGAAGTGAGAGAAATCATTTTATCGAGAAGAAGGTTCAAGAAGTGGAAGGATTGGagagaaaaacaaattaaacgcGACATGAAGTTTTGTCATCCCAAGTGGCCGGAG GAACACAAATATCTTGAAagtgaaacaaaatatctCGATGATCTTCTGCCTTCGTATTTTTCCGATTTCTGGAATTATTTTGATTGGATCGTTTATTTCTTCCAACTTATTGTTCTG CTTCTCCACATAATCGATGTTTCGTTGACCTCGACCTCCCGTGTTGATCCATGTTGTTCCGTCACCAACTTCACCGTATGCATTCCAACCCCATGTTACATGGAGGCCAGGGTTAACAACTTAAGTCTCAGCGCTTGGTTCAACAGATTCTTCGTTGTCACCATACTGTTGTTATGGTTACGACTTATGAAGGACACAAGAGCTTTCAG GTTGTTTGGTCCATTCATTGTAATGCTTGGAAAGATAGGTTGGGATTTATTGAGGTTTTTGTATTTGTACCTGGAGTTCTACATTCCATATGCTTGTGGCTTCTGGATGGTGTTTG GCAACCTACAAACAATATCATCGATGTCAACGGTCGATCAGATGCTTTTTTCTTTGTTCCGAATCACTTTGGTTGATGAATATCAATTCAATGAGATGCAAACATTTGATATCGTGATGGCTTACATCATGGTTGGGACATTCCTTGGGGTGTCGGCAATCTTATGCATCAATCTATTCATTGCTTTGCTGTCCGATACTTTCCAAAG AGTTTACGACAATGCGAATGCTAACGCTGTGATGCAACAAGCGGCATTGTTACTTACAATTGAAGAGAATCTTTCTAACAGAGCAAggaaaaagtttataaa ATACATCGATGACAAATGTAGTCCCGAGGAACAGTTTTACGACGATGATCTCACTGTAGCACAAGATGATGATCTTAAAAAAGTGACGATCAAGATCAAAGAACAAATGGATGAATTGTTGGAACATATTCATGATAACGAGAAGGAAAGAAAT TTTGAACCCCTATCGGCACGTCAACCAGATAATGATGACAATGGAAAGGAGAAAAGCACAAAACGAAGAAATGTTTTG GAAGATTTTTCATCAGCAAGGAGTGGTAAAGCAGCAATTTCCGGTCCCAAGAAAAACATGAAAGATGTTTTAGGAATGGTCATGGCTTCGG ATGAAGGAGGGGGTTCTTCGGGCAGAAAACTCGGTGAAATGTCATCAAAGCTGCAACAATTGCAG ATGACGCAACGAGACCAACAACAATCGATGAGGTCATTAGTTGATGATGTCagagaaataaaacaattattgcAATCCATCGCCCCTGGCAACTTGAATGAGTTCGGATCACAAACATCAGGTCGTGTAGG CAGCGATGGTGGTGgtggaataaaacaaaagtcaaGTCTTCTTCACCAAGTTGTGTCAGCTGTCAGTGGTCAAGGTGCTAACAT gCAATCTCTTAGTCACACTGTGGAGTCCGAGCTCATTTCACTTCCTGGTTCAGTTCCCGCTACTTCCAGTGATTCCCACAGTGGAGTAAGAACGACCAAAGTACAAATCGATCCTTCACAAAATAAACCAACCCTCGGACCTGGGGGGAAAGACGAGACAAATGTTTAA
- the LOC100185060 gene encoding transient receptor potential cation channel subfamily A member 1 isoform X4, which yields MNFSRHMRNRSSYEYDHNNGDLLVHDNEAYEGSDNFPSLGANGGFPQGITQAHLAGKKWSHLARNKRFLVRAGTPAASPHNGLDMENIAFWPNATDQEHLNHNLISYFTQLARSNNDNDEVDFDYIEDLLEKGASINCKDKHGQGILHEAARAWHTDIALFLLEKGANIDETDVFGRTPLHVASATDYAEMVELLVDKGANIEQRTFDEKQTPLHYAARNDADESLRSLIKLGADIEAKDYKLRTPLFVAAELDRSETARYLIDINADATVVDDSGQLCMTHMVTKMGPVAKQALDQFHRKDRANRKQYFYLNLLETGRKNRKISKKNQTDTPRQTTLAKTPLEVIVSFRQLELIQHPVIMRMIDIKWNKFGRRGAFQALFLNLLYILVWTILGVAVPWYNRYHYNLPDDWWLILFWVIGVLFTAYYIAYEVREIILSRRRFKKWKDWREKQIKRDMKFCHPKWPEEHKYLESETKYLDDLLPSYFSDFWNYFDWIVYFFQLIVLLLHIIDVSLTSTSRVDPCCSVTNFTVCIPTPCYMEARVNNLSLSAWFNRFFVVTILLLWLRLMKDTRAFRLFGPFIVMLGKIGWDLLRFLYLYLEFYIPYACGFWMVFGNLQTISSMSTVDQMLFSLFRITLVDEYQFNEMQTFDIVMAYIMVGTFLGVSAILCINLFIALLSDTFQRVYDNANANAVMQQAALLLTIEENLSNRARKKFIKYIDDKCSPEEQFYDDDLTVAQDDDLKKVTIKIKEQMDELLEHIHDNEKERNFEPLSARQPDNDDNGKEKSTKRRNVLEDFSSARSGKAAISGPKKNMKDVLGMVMASDEGGGSSGRKLGEMSSKLQQLQMTQRDQQQSMRSLVDDVREIKQLLQSIAPGNLNEFGSQTSGRVGSDGGGGIKQKSSLLHQVVSAVSGQGANMQSLSHTVESELISLPGSVPATSSDSHSGVRTTKVQIDPSQNKPTLGPGGKDETNV from the exons atgaATTTTTCGCGTCATATGAGAAACAGATCTTCATATGAATATG ATCACAACAATGGCGACCTCCTTGTTCACGATAATGAGGCGTATGAGGGGAGCGACAATTTTCCTTCTCTTGGT GCAAATGGTGGTTTTCCCCAGGGAATTACCCAAGCTCACTTAGCTGGGAAGAAGTGGTCTCATCTGGCGCGAAACAAAAGGTTTTtag TAAGAGCTGGCACACCAGCAGCAAGCCCACACAATGGACTGGATATGGAGAACATTGCTTTTTGGCCAAATG CCACGGACCAAGAACATTTGAACCACAATCTCATTTCATACTTTACGCAACTTGCAAGAAGCAACAATGACAATGATGAG GTGGATTTTGATTATATTGAAGATCTTCTTGAAAAAGGGGCTTCTATTAATTGTAAAGACAAACATGGGCAAGGAATCTTACATGAG GCAGCAAGAGCTTGGCACACGGACATTGCATTGTTCTTGTTGGAGAAAGGAGCAAACATTGATGAAACTGATGT GTTCGGCCGAACCCCACTCCATGTTGCATCTGCCACAGATTACGCTGAGATGGTTGAACTACTTGTGGATAAAGGGG cAAACATAGAGCAACGAACGTTCGATGAAAAGCAAACCCCGTTACATTACGCTGCAAGGAACGATGCTGACGAATCTCTTCGTTCTCTCATTAAACTTGGTGCCGATATCGAAGCCAAGGATTATAAACTTAGAACTCCACTGTTTGTGGCTGCGGAACTAG ATCGAAGCGAGACTGCAAGATATTTAATTGACATAAACGCTGATGCAACTGTGGTAGACGACTCTGGTCAACTCTGTATGACGCACATGGTTACTAAGATGGGACCCGTG GCAAAACAAGCACTCGATCAATTCCACAGGAAAGACAGAGCGAACaggaaacaatatttttatcttaatttaCTCGAAACTGGAAGGAAAAATCGTAAAATTTCGAAAAAGAATCAAACAG ATACACCTCGACAAACAACATTGGCCAAGACACCA ttagAGGTGATTGTTAGCTTCCGACAATTAGAGCTGATTCAACACCCTGTTATAATGAGGATGATTGATATCAAATGGAATAAATTTGGAAG ACGAGGGGCTTTCCAAGCTTTGTTCCTTAACCTTCTATACATACTTGTGTGGACAATACTTGGTGTGGCCGTGCCGTGGTACAACAGATACCATTACAACTTGCCTGAT GATTGGTGGTTGATATTATTCTGGGTGATTGGTGTTTTATTCACTGCGTATTACATTGCGTACGAAGTGAGAGAAATCATTTTATCGAGAAGAAGGTTCAAGAAGTGGAAGGATTGGagagaaaaacaaattaaacgcGACATGAAGTTTTGTCATCCCAAGTGGCCGGAG GAACACAAATATCTTGAAagtgaaacaaaatatctCGATGATCTTCTGCCTTCGTATTTTTCCGATTTCTGGAATTATTTTGATTGGATCGTTTATTTCTTCCAACTTATTGTTCTG CTTCTCCACATAATCGATGTTTCGTTGACCTCGACCTCCCGTGTTGATCCATGTTGTTCCGTCACCAACTTCACCGTATGCATTCCAACCCCATGTTACATGGAGGCCAGGGTTAACAACTTAAGTCTCAGCGCTTGGTTCAACAGATTCTTCGTTGTCACCATACTGTTGTTATGGTTACGACTTATGAAGGACACAAGAGCTTTCAG GTTGTTTGGTCCATTCATTGTAATGCTTGGAAAGATAGGTTGGGATTTATTGAGGTTTTTGTATTTGTACCTGGAGTTCTACATTCCATATGCTTGTGGCTTCTGGATGGTGTTTG GCAACCTACAAACAATATCATCGATGTCAACGGTCGATCAGATGCTTTTTTCTTTGTTCCGAATCACTTTGGTTGATGAATATCAATTCAATGAGATGCAAACATTTGATATCGTGATGGCTTACATCATGGTTGGGACATTCCTTGGGGTGTCGGCAATCTTATGCATCAATCTATTCATTGCTTTGCTGTCCGATACTTTCCAAAG AGTTTACGACAATGCGAATGCTAACGCTGTGATGCAACAAGCGGCATTGTTACTTACAATTGAAGAGAATCTTTCTAACAGAGCAAggaaaaagtttataaa ATACATCGATGACAAATGTAGTCCCGAGGAACAGTTTTACGACGATGATCTCACTGTAGCACAAGATGATGATCTTAAAAAAGTGACGATCAAGATCAAAGAACAAATGGATGAATTGTTGGAACATATTCATGATAACGAGAAGGAAAGAAAT TTTGAACCCCTATCGGCACGTCAACCAGATAATGATGACAATGGAAAGGAGAAAAGCACAAAACGAAGAAATGTTTTG GAAGATTTTTCATCAGCAAGGAGTGGTAAAGCAGCAATTTCCGGTCCCAAGAAAAACATGAAAGATGTTTTAGGAATGGTCATGGCTTCGG ATGAAGGAGGGGGTTCTTCGGGCAGAAAACTCGGTGAAATGTCATCAAAGCTGCAACAATTGCAG ATGACGCAACGAGACCAACAACAATCGATGAGGTCATTAGTTGATGATGTCagagaaataaaacaattattgcAATCCATCGCCCCTGGCAACTTGAATGAGTTCGGATCACAAACATCAGGTCGTGTAGG CAGCGATGGTGGTGgtggaataaaacaaaagtcaaGTCTTCTTCACCAAGTTGTGTCAGCTGTCAGTGGTCAAGGTGCTAACAT gCAATCTCTTAGTCACACTGTGGAGTCCGAGCTCATTTCACTTCCTGGTTCAGTTCCCGCTACTTCCAGTGATTCCCACAGTGGAGTAAGAACGACCAAAGTACAAATCGATCCTTCACAAAATAAACCAACCCTCGGACCTGGGGGGAAAGACGAGACAAATGTTTAA